One region of Salvelinus namaycush isolate Seneca chromosome 3, SaNama_1.0, whole genome shotgun sequence genomic DNA includes:
- the mmp25a gene encoding matrix metalloproteinase-25 → MCVSLSVEDWLSRYGYLPPPDPRTERLQTREGIQKALRQMQRFAGLDETGILDHATLSLMKTPRCSLPDIVGTEDLRKRRRKRKKRYALTGLSWKKNDITWSVLSYPSPSLSPSLHPELVDLILTYALRVWSNPTPLNFQLLRPSRDHPDQEGDFRVSFPSSYHEDGYPFDGRGGTLAHAFFPGTADMAGDTHFDNGESWSYGYGDDIGTTDLFTVAVHEFGHALGLSHTSSNPSIMRPYYQGTVGDIQSYTLPTDDRQGIQAIYGKRRKSATHPTPASTTPKLPFLPSPPSPRLTPRPDPALPDRCEGKYDAIANIRGEVFFFKGAFFWRAQQWGSLVSFNPALIHNFWVGLPLSLDRIDTVYERSDGHIIFFIGAQYWMFKDRASLPGYPRSLEEWGMRTMEGRPLERVEAVFVWAHNGKTYVFSGGEFWRFDEGGQDRKLEGGYPKMASLWTGVPSDPDDIISWGDGDAYFFKDTSYWVLKRGGLDQGSITPKSTAVDWMKCKVGAPTPTHLPKMPHPTGRDCDRSRTVTIQASYWLIIVSVSVLLLFSVSVC, encoded by the exons atgtgtgtctctctctctgtggaggaCTGGCTGAGTCGGTATGGGTACCTGCCCCCTCCGGACCCCCGCACAGAGAGGCTCCAGACCAGGGAGGGCATCCAGAAAGCTCTCCGCCAGATGCAGAGGTTTGCTGGGCTAGATGAGACAGGAATACTGG acCATGCTACTCTTTCTTTGATGAAGACCCCTCGCTGTTCCCTGCCTGACATTGTCGGAACGGAAGAcctgaggaagagaaggaggaagaggaaaaaGAGATATGCTTTGACCGGGCTGAGCTGGAAAAAGAATGATATCACCTGGAG TGTGCTCAGCTACCCCTCCCCTtccctgtccccctccctccaccccgaACTGGTGGATCTCATCCTCACCTACGCCCTCCGTGTGTGGAGCAACCCCACCCCCCTCAACTTCCAACTTCTTCGCCCCTCCCGGGACCACCCCGACCAAGAGGGGGACTTCAGGGTGTCCTTCCCCAGCTCCTACCACGAGGACGGGTACCCCTTTGATGGCAGAGGGGGCACCCTGGCTCACGCGTTCTTCCCCGGGACGGCAGACATGGCGGGGGACACCCACTTTGACAATGGGGAGAGCTGGAGTTACGGGTATGGAG atgACATTGGCACCACTGATCTCTTCACGGTAGCGGTGCATGAGTTTGGCCACGCCCTGGGCCTCTCACATACCTCTTCCAATCCCTCCATCATGAGGCCATACTACCAGGGGACTGTGGGGGACATCCAGAGCTACACACTACCTACAGATGACAGGCAGGGAATACAGGCTATATACG GAAAGAGAAGAAAGTCTGCCACGCATCCCACTCCGGCCTCCACCACTCCCAAGCTACCTTTCCTGCCCAGTCCTCCATCCCCAAGACTAACACCACG CCCAGACCCTGCTCTGCCAGATCGCTGTGAGGGGAAATATGATGCCATTGCCAACATCAGAGGAGAAGTCTTCTTCTTCAAGG gtgCTTTTTTCTGGCGTGCTCAGCAGTGGGGTTCTCTGGTGTCTTTCAACCCAGCACTGATCCACAACTTCTGGGTTGGGCTCCCCCTAAGCCTGGACCGGATCGACACAGTCTATGAAAGGAGCGACGGACACATCATCTTCTTCATTG GAGCCCAGTACTGGATGTTCAAAGACAGGGCCTCTTTGCCTGGGTACCCACGCTCCCTAGAGGAATGGGGCATGCGTACCATGGAGGGTCGGCCACTGGAGAGGGTGGAGGCGGTGTTTGTGTGGGCACACAATGGGAAAACGTACGTGTTCAGCGGAGGGGAGTTCTGGAGATTTGACGAAGGGGGGCAGGACAGGAAACTGGAGGGGGGGTACCCCAAAATGGCCTCCCTCTGGACAGGGGTGCCCTCTGACCCCGATGACATCATCAGCTGGGGAGACG GAGATGCTTATTTCTTCAAGGACACCTCCTACTGGGTGCTAAAGAGAGGGGGATTGGACCAGGGAAGTATCACTCCAAAATCCACAGCAGTGGATTGGATGAAATGTAAAGTTGGTGCACCAACTCCCACCCACTTACCCAAGATGCCTCACCCTACAGGCAGAGACTGTGACAGGAGCAGAACTGTAACAATACAAGCATCTTATTGGCTAATTATAGTGTCTGTTTCTGTTTTGTTGTTATTTTCTGTTTCTGTATGTTAG